In Ananas comosus cultivar F153 linkage group 7, ASM154086v1, whole genome shotgun sequence, the sequence ttaattctctctctctctaagaaaaaaatttgaatgataatttttgtttgattttatagCTTGGTCATTTCTTGCTCTAATTTGTAGTACACTATTATTTGCTATTACTTCATTTCAGTCGGAAAAGttcatattttctttcttttctgtttttttttttacttttcccccctaaattttgaatttgtgtTCTCACCGGTTTTTTTTTGTACTAATTTGCAGTAgagtttgttttaaaaaaatcaatttttattcctttgaagaaaaaaaaatcctaaattttGACCGTATTTTGATTCTTCCTAATCTAAACTTGAGTGGATGGATGGTGATGGTGGTGTAAAAAACAATGTTTGTTTGTTGGTTAATGGCTTAATTTGATGCAGTTCCTCATGATCATAAAAGGAATATTCCGGAGGTATGAGAGGTGGAACCCTGTCCATCCCACGCTGGGCACATTCTGGGGCATGGGAATCGGCGTCGGATGCGGCGTCGGATGGGGCCCGGGGTTCGGCCCCGAAGTCATCGGCTATGTCGGCGCCGGCTGCGGCGCCGGCTTTAGCGTCGGCATCACGCTGCTCGGCGTCGGCATCGGCCTCCCGCAAAATGGCCTTTGCCAAATCCCATTCAATGGTAGTTTAAGTTGCCACTGCTTCTGTACTGCATGAATTCGATTTGTGATGGATGCTCTGATAACAAATCTGCGCCCTCGACTGCAGCTCTTGCGACGAGCACCTTTCTGGAGTGTGCAAGAACATATGCTGTTGCTGTCCTGCAGAGCCTGGTTCGAAACAGGAAGGAGTCTCGCGACAGGTTCCTGAGCTTTAAGCAGAATGTTCAGGCACCCGAAAGGGTCGATCTTTCGAAGCTGCACAACGCCGTGTCAGGGAGCATTAGATCCACCGCGGAATGTTTAGGAGCTTTCAAGAACCAGCATTGGCCTCCTGGGAAAGTTACAtgatctttctttttcattgtaTTTATGAAGTTGATACGAATTACAGCTATGTCATGTTCTACTTAAATACATCTTGGTGATGTGATTCCTAGCTGCGGCCCTAATTTGCAGAACATTACGCTAACAATGTCAGATTAAGCAGCGTAAACGAAAGTTTAGTTTCAGCAATGTGATAAGTGCAGAtgttgtttgttttttctttccatGGATATGGCCATTTACTTTACTGATTGGTGGTTTTGAAGTGTGATAATCTCTATTATGTGAAGTTTATTTAAGAATGAAAAGAAACTCTGTGCGGCTATGTGCGTCGAGTTGTTATGTTCTCTGATTCCTTTTCGTGACAGTTTATGTGTTGATTTTGGATTCGAACTGAGGCCTTGAAGTGATATTCTATTAATGGCATGCGTAACCTGAGCAACAACTCTCAAAATAACTATTATCTAAGTAATACTGAATTATATGTACACATTTTTCTTGGTTTGTGTAAATTTTGCAAGGAATATATAAACTGAACAGTGTCCTGCTTGTTTGTTACCAGTTTCCAAGTGATGCTTTATTTCTCTCTAAAACCAAAACAAGCTTTGCTTGTGATCTGAGGTATCTGAAAAATGGCAACAGATTACAAGTTCTTTCGCCCAACACTCATCATGCAGCTAAACATACAACAAGATAACAAAAAATAGGTCTACATGCACAATGAAACTTTACAAGTTCTGCTCAGAATCAAAAAAGTTCATTGGGAGTGCTTTTCATATTTTCAGGGTAAACTTCCAAATATGGACCTTGTGATATAATGAATTTCACAGCAGTGACCACTGTCTTCGATCTCagtacaaattaattaattacacaagCGAAGCCACAGAAAACAAATGTGAAAATGTACAACAAAATAGGGACTGTTAATGAAGTTTAcctatttctttctattttcttttaacCCTTGCTTTTGCTATCTCACTGCGGTCGTAGTTAATCGTTTATCCTCCAATGAAGACCTTAAGCAAAATTGCCTTCGGGGCTTAAACACTAAGACCCATTTAAGATCATGAGATCAGGGTAAGCCTACATTTAGCCCAATGGGTTTATGGGTGCGAACTTTTAGGTCCATGAAGTCCGAGATCAGGCCTGGCTTCATGATCTCCATGTCGGTGTCGGTCTCGCCGGTGAGCATCTTGATGACTGTTGACATGGTGGGTCTCACTTTTGGCGCGTCTTGGGTGCAAATGAGGCCGACCTTCAAGAACCTGCAAGCTTCCTCCGGATTGAAATCGCCGTTCAGGGAAGTGTCCACGATATTCACCAACTCACCATGCTCGTACAATGCCCATATCTTAGGGGAAAAAAATGATTTGTGTGAGTACACAATTTCTTAGATTCTGCGTAATCAATTACTTTGAATACTATTGCGTTAAAGGAATGGATTAAAAGTGAATCCTTTACATCAGTTATTACTCTACTTTAACATGATGACCATTtgtctcaaaaataaaagatagttTTCAGTTCATTCGCAGAATTCAGTAAATAACTGTGTCAAAATATGCGAATTAAAAAGTGAATATCAGATTGATATACATAGTTAATGTAAAAAATTTGCACAAAAGTCAccaacagaaaaatgaatgagcAAATTAATGTATACGGAGACAATGCGAACGCTGGACTCGACTCACATCATATTCGGTAACTCTCAATTCTTTAAGTCAATTTTCCATTCTGTATTATTTTTCACATGTGAATCAGAAAACAAATGGTGATGAGGCATCATTATCTTACGCCGCTGGCAGATAAAATAGAACTATCGACTATCAAGTCAATGCATGTTTACTgcaataaaaaaacaaaatgcgTACTCTTTCCAGAAGAAATTGATCTTCATAAGGCAATCTGGTATTTGTGTTACACCTGCCGCTAACTATTTCCAACAGAAGAACACCAAAGCTGTAAATATCCGCCTTCTTTGTCAATTTTCCATGAATAGCATACTCCGGCGCCAGGTAAcctctgaaaaaagaaaaaggttcaTATGAAACATTACGAAAAAGCATGAATTGTGTTAAGAAGGTTAATCATCGTTGCTTTAAAGGTGTCGAATCCCTCATCGTCAAATTTAAATAAgatgtaataaaataataaaatgcgCTAAAGAGATGAAGCAAGCAAAGTCGGAGAACTCACATCGTTCCAGCAACTCTAGTGCTCACATGCGTCATACTATCTGGGAAGAGTTTCGCTAAACCGAAATCTGAAATTTTAGGAGTGAGATCCATATCGAGAAGTATATTACTTGCTTTGATATCTCGATGCACGATATGCGGTTTGACTTCCTCATGAAGGAAAGCGAGCCCACGGGCGACTCCAATGCAAATATTTGTTCGTGTTCGCCAGCTAAACTGGATGTTGCTGCGGTTTCCACCTGATACATGGCAGGGGCCAAAAGAAACACAAACAAACAAGTAAAATCTATTAAGAACAGATGCAGTGTTCTTTTAGATGATATTGTTCATTATGCTACTACTTTAACGGggtaaaatttagatttttaccaAGGAGAGTTTCTGCGAGGCTGTTATTCTCAAGATAATTGTAGACCAAAATCCTCCGATTTCCTTCGACACAGCAACCATATAGGGTAACAAGATTCTCGTGCACTATATTTGCTATCGTGCTAAGCTCATTCAAAAATTCTCGCGTCCCTTGCTTTGACTCGGAGGAGAGAACCTTAATAGCAACAACTGAACCATTTTTGAGTTTCCCCTGGACGTACAAAAGCAAATAACTATTAATGTTCATCAAACGTTCTGTTCACGTTGCTTGAAGATTTAAGTTTTTGTTCGGCATCGTTTACGCTTCTCATTTTGTTTCCCTCAACAAAACTGGTATTGCTCGGCAACACTGGTATTGTCGAATTGATTACAAATCTATATTTGCAGAAATTGCTCGACAACAACGAACTTTAGAAACTAAGCAATAATCATAAAATTAAAGAAGTTCATTACTAGGTTCCTTTAACCATATTGAATTTGAGGAGGAACAAAAaacgaaaaatatatatatatatatataaacaaatgtCAAATGAGGGCTAAGATCATAAAGTTTAGAACTTACCTTGTATACGGAACCAAAACCACCCTGACCAATTTTATTACCAGGAGAAAAGTTTTCGGTGGCGCTATTCAATTCCTTGTAGGAAAAGATTTTCACATTCTCAATCCCCGCAATATCTGTAGCTAACGCGAAAATGCAACAAAATGGTAAGTTCTTATGTTAACAGGTTGCGGGGGAAAGTGGATGTTCTATAGCAGGTCACAAAACATGTATTCTATAAGGTATTGCCGCCGCCTTTTTGGTTTTCATTTCACATAAGTTTTTATATTACAGAGTGTGCAAATGGATACTAAACTACTTGCAATATACTCATATTTACGATTTTTCGCCATCAAGCaatatagaatagaaattatattttataaaatctgaggaaaaaccaaaaaaaaaaaaaaagaaactaaaaaagACATCTTAAATCTACTGAATCTGGATTGATTTACCTTCATCACTCTGAACAATTTGCTGCCGCGAAGTCCGGCTACTTCTAGATATGCAAGAGAAACAAATCATTACTGTGGGGGTTAAACCAGTGATGGTGTTTGGATATTGAAAGATGCTCCAATGAACTATACACTCTCCCTGAAAATTGATTGGATCAAAAAATGGATCAGTATAATTCACAAATATAACCTAAAGTATTGAACATGGAACAAATCCAAGATGCAGAATTTTGAGCTTCATAAAAAAGCAGGAACTtcaataactataaaaaaagaaaatttaaaaaaaaaaaacccaaattttATGAACTCCCATCAAAGCATAAGGAGGAAAAATTCAAATCTGCAACAATATTTCAACCAAAAATTAACTAGAAATGGAGAAAAAAGGCAAATAGAACAAAGATTATATGctcaaaataaaagaattaactaataataatacttccttttttttttaaccctcaCCAGAAGCTTAAACCAATTTCCTAAAATTCAAGCAACACATCTCATGCCAATAtcgaacccaaaaaaaaaaaaaaaaaaaaaaaccccaaaatattaaccaaaaaaacaacaacCTGCAGCCGATCTTTTGACGCGGCGCAGGTTAGCCTGTGTCAGTCAAAGTGCTGTTGCTAGAAACGAAAAAGCAATCGAATAAATAAAACATATTAGCGCGACTTATAAAGCAAATAATgattactatataatataatttattaataattaattatattattttaataaaaatattttttattaattatggtGAAAtagatgaattttaaaaaaacatttgattaattaatgaCGCCACATCAGCCATATAAATAAcgtattttaactttttgttttttctcatATGGAGGGTCCTGTAggcgaaaaattctagaatgcaacgggtatattagtgacgtggcgtaacaaaccaatcaaaattaatccttttaagaatatatgtcccatcatgattgtaaaaaaatatttttattgtacttttgtttgaaaagaaggaatgtaattggcttgttattgatgacgtggtgcaagtgtgacagtgtagaattcctccctgTAGGCAAGGAGGCATCGTTGGTGATAACTAATAAGAGGCTTGAGTTGACCCGTTTCACTTCACGTTGAATAGTACCATAATTagttattataaaaaataatgcaataacgtataaaaattttaaataaattttctattacaTATATAACGTTGAAAAAAAACATTATCTACATTTCACTTcaactgaaaattatttttatcataaaaaaatttacggaTATTTAAACATATccttattagtatattttaatgTTAGAAAAAAATGTGTAGAGACTCTCCtaaattttattagtttaaTGTACTGCTCTTTTTCTGAAAGTGACGTTACTGATCATACAATTTTTTCagtcatatattttatatataatctaatGAAGCTTGAAAAAGTacagtaaaatttaatttttctaaaggACCGGTAgaaaattacaacaaaaattacaggtaagttcaatatttttaattgttatatttagaagagaaaaataagtagaaatcaattttaaatagaaaattaattttcttatttgacTGACAAACTAAGTAGAAATCAATTTGGATAGGAAATCAATATCTTTTTTACTAACAAAAATCAATCttggaagaaaaaaattgtaggTAATTTTTCAAAGGGACCGATAGAAAATGTCACTTTAATTGTTAAAGTGATGTTTACTCTTcatgaatgttttttttttttttgagaaaaggtagcatgctaccgtcTCATTCATGAAGAagataaatttaacaaaaatgaaAAGCAACTAGGCTTccttaaaccaaaaaaaaaaaaaaaaaaaaaaaaactactagaCGCAAGAAGAGTTCCACTACTCTTCATGAATGTTGTagcctctttttttcttttttctttttttttagctaaGATTCAAAATTGCTGAGCAATTTGTATCCTTGAGAATATTTATCTCTGAACCACTAAATTTGCAAATTCTAATAAAAGGTCAAATAACATTAcccaaaatattcttttttatattctttgAAGTTGAGAGAGCTCCAAATATGTATAAGAAAAAGCCCCAACATCCCATAAATAGATAAATCACATGCAATGTGAACACAGAGAAAATGCAAACACGCTCGTTGCTCAAAATATCGTGCTACGCGTCACAGCTTAAACTTTGTTGAAACTTTGACATGTCAAACGTTTGACTTTGAGCAtacttatttattaataaattgtgTTCTTATTCTCGATGGTATTAAAGGTTCA encodes:
- the LOC109713046 gene encoding uncharacterized protein LOC109713046 isoform X1 is translated as MPKDAQSRRRGDTDNNAKIFLMIIKGIFRRYERWNPVHPTLGTFWGMGIGVGCGVGWGPGFGPEVIGYVGAGCGAGFSVGITLLGVGIGLPQNGLCQIPFNALATSTFLECARTYAVAVLQSLVRNRKESRDRFLSFKQNVQAPERVDLSKLHNAVSGSIRSTAECLGAFKNQHWPPGKVT
- the LOC109713045 gene encoding probable leucine-rich repeat receptor-like serine/threonine-protein kinase At3g14840 isoform X3, which gives rise to MKGKLKNGSVVAIKVLSSESKQGTREFLNELSTIANIVHENLVTLYGCCVEGNRRILVYNYLENNSLAETLLGGNRSNIQFSWRTRTNICIGVARGLAFLHEEVKPHIVHRDIKASNILLDMDLTPKISDFGLAKLFPDSMTHVSTRVAGTIGYLAPEYAIHGKLTKKADIYSFGVLLLEIVSGRCNTNTRLPYEDQFLLERIWALYEHGELVNIVDTSLNGDFNPEEACRFLKVGLICTQDAPKVRPTMSTVIKMLTGETDTDMEIMKPGLISDFMDLKVRTHKPIGLNVGLP
- the LOC109713045 gene encoding putative serine/threonine-protein kinase isoform X2 → MICFSCISRSSRTSRQQIVQSDEDIAGIENVKIFSYKELNSATENFSPGNKIGQGGFGSVYKGKLKNGSVVAIKVLSSESKQGTREFLNELSTIANIVHENLVTLYGCCVEGNRRILVYNYLENNSLAETLLGGNRSNIQFSWRTRTNICIGVARGLAFLHEEVKPHIVHRDIKASNILLDMDLTPKISDFGLAKLFPDSMTHVSTRVAGTIGYLAPEYAIHGKLTKKADIYSFGVLLLEIVSGRCNTNTRLPYEDQFLLERIWALYEHGELVNIVDTSLNGDFNPEEACRFLKVGLICTQDAPKVRPTMSTVIKMLTGETDTDMEIMKPGLISDFMDLKVRTHKPIGLNVGLP
- the LOC109713046 gene encoding uncharacterized protein LOC109713046 isoform X2, which gives rise to MPKDAQSRRRGDTDNNAKIFLMIIKGIFRRYERWNPVHPTLGTFWGMGIGVGCGVGWGPGFGPEVVGIGLPQNGLCQIPFNALATSTFLECARTYAVAVLQSLVRNRKESRDRFLSFKQNVQAPERVDLSKLHNAVSGSIRSTAECLGAFKNQHWPPGKVT
- the LOC109713045 gene encoding putative serine/threonine-protein kinase isoform X1: MICFSCISRSSRTSRQQIVQSDEATDIAGIENVKIFSYKELNSATENFSPGNKIGQGGFGSVYKGKLKNGSVVAIKVLSSESKQGTREFLNELSTIANIVHENLVTLYGCCVEGNRRILVYNYLENNSLAETLLGGNRSNIQFSWRTRTNICIGVARGLAFLHEEVKPHIVHRDIKASNILLDMDLTPKISDFGLAKLFPDSMTHVSTRVAGTIGYLAPEYAIHGKLTKKADIYSFGVLLLEIVSGRCNTNTRLPYEDQFLLERIWALYEHGELVNIVDTSLNGDFNPEEACRFLKVGLICTQDAPKVRPTMSTVIKMLTGETDTDMEIMKPGLISDFMDLKVRTHKPIGLNVGLP